The Labeo rohita strain BAU-BD-2019 chromosome 10, IGBB_LRoh.1.0, whole genome shotgun sequence genomic interval CTTAGTTTTTACAATGCTTTAATTCCTTGCAGCAGAATTTATATACAGTGACACAGATGGTGCACATGAACATCATGACTTTGGGAAAACATCAAATTATCAATACTGCAAATGAATAATGTTAAGAAAATGTCTTTTAACTGTAGTAATATGTTTGTATTTGATTGCATTAATGCACTGTGTTATTTTCTTTCCTTCAGAGCGAGATTATTACAGTCTGTGTGTCAACCAGCCCATCGGAAAACAACTCTTCCGGCTTTTCTGTGCAACCAAATCTGATCTGCAGCACTGCATTGACCTGCTGGATGAAACGGTATGATCTTCTGCCTAATAAATACAGTGACTAAATGTAAAgctaataattcattaaatcgaatgcagcattaaaataaattaaacagacctaatatatatatatatatatacatttattttatttatttatttttttcacatcaaCTCAATCTCTGAAATCTCATGAACTCTATTGCTGTGAGTTAAACGTGCATTTGGAAATGCAAACACGCACATTCATGTAATTTCTAGTATTTTTGCGGACAGCATTTCACCActattacacaaaaaaatagaaGCTTGAGGGTTTAAagtgaaaattttaatttaaagcatacatatttgtattgtaacttagtgtttttaaaaagtgaacttaatgtTAAAAgccttagaaaaaaatatttcatccGTTACacaatttataaaatgtgttaCTTGGCATTTATAAATCCCTGGTGTAATTCACAGtaaagtgtgtgtttttaattaattaattaattactatatatatatatatttttattttaatttttttttttggactgacAAATACATGGTACAAGaaattaatatgtgaccctggaccacaaaaccagtcttaagtagcacgggtatatttgtagcaatagccaaaaaatacattgtatgggtcaaaattatcgatttttcttttatgcaaaaaatcattaggatattaagtaaagatgatgtcccataaagatattttttcttcatttattatatcaatgggaagcttatttattcagttttcagatgatgtttaaattGTGGTCCACGTTCACATTTCATCTGTTGCACATTATCAGCATATATGAAAGTTTACATATGGCATGATACTggatcatttattttacattttgtgaaatgcAATGTCATGTTTATGTGCGtgaacaaatgtttttactCTTTCAGGCTGAATACGAGGTCACGCCGGAGGACAAGAGAAGGAATTTTGGCAAGCAGCTCATCAATAAATATCTCACCTCACAGGTTTTTAAACAGTCGTTTCACCCCATTTCCAATCCTGCATTTAGAAAATGTCACTAGGTGGTCTAAACAACCTCATGTATGTGTTCAGTCCTCTAGGGTGCGTGAGATTGTAGACAAAGAACTTGAGAGGTGCAGCTACGACCTGGAGCTCAACGCTGCTGAAGATATATTCAGCTACTGCCAAAAGTCAGTTCCTAAAATTTGGTTATCAATGCATCTGTGCATGTGCGCCTGTGAGCACTGATGTGACATGGATTTGGTCTTATAGGGCACTTCATGAGTATCTGAGCGGAGCTCCATTTGCAGAGTATCAGAAAAGCATGTACTTTGACCGATTCCTGCAGTGGAAGATGGTGGAGAGGTTCGTGCGAATcgttttaaaggaatagctcagccaaaaatgaacttttgctgtaaatgtgctcaccctcagaccagccaagatgtagatgagtttgtgtcttcatcagatttggagaaatgtagcattgcatcacttgttcaccaatggatgtgaatgggtgccgtcagaatgagagtctaaacagctgataaaacaatcacaataatccacaagtaatccacaccactccagtccatcagttaacatcttgagaagacaaaagctgcatgtttgtaagaaacaaatccatcattaagacatttttaacttcaaaccattgcttccagctaaaatatgagtccataatccataataacacttcctaaAGTGAAAAactggattattgtgatgtttttatcagctgtttggactctcattctgacggcacccattcactacagaggattcactggtgagcaagtgatgcaatgctacatttctccaaatttgatgaagaaacaaacttatctgcctcttggatgacctgagggtgagtaaactgtTTTCTTCAGGAAATGTTTTGAACAGACTATGACATCTCTTTCATCCCCGCAGACGCCCGATCACACGAGACCTGTTTCGAGAGTACCGTGTTTTGGGAAAGGGTGGGTTTGGAGAGGTGAGACCAAGTCTAGTAGCCATTCTTGGATAAAATAATCATACCCACAGAAGCTTATAGTAGAAATAAAGAGGAATATAACACGACGCTTCGATTGCAGGTGTGTGCGTATCAGTCCCGAGCATCAGGGAAAATGTACGCCTGTAAGAAACTAGAGAAGAAACGCATTAAGAAGCAAAGAGGGGAAGGTATGGCCCTCAACGAGAAACAGATCCTAGAACGGGTCAACAGCAGATTTGTGGTGAGATTTATGATTGTTATCAGTAACCAAGTCTGATAATCAAGTTTTTGACGTAAATGTTTATGCTTAAATGCTACTTCTGCTTCACTGAATCTCACAAAACCGGTCAAAGGCAGGTTCAGGTCAGACAGGAAGAAgattttataaatgcatataaatatatatatatatatatatattcaaacacATACTGTATGAATTGCTATAAAAATTGTCTAAAAACAACTTAATGTAcagctattttatatatagcttttattgtgtgtatatatatatatatatatatatatatatatatacactaccgttcaaaagtttggggtcagtaagacttgtaatagtctttaaagaagtctcttatgctcatcaaggctgcatttatttgattaaaaatacagaaaaaaaacagtaatattgcaaaatgtttttacaatataaaataatgttttttattttaacatactttaaaatagaatttattcctgtgatgaaaagctgaatttttatcagcttttatcagtcttaagtgtcacatgatccttcagaaatcattctaatatgcggatttattattagaatgatcagtgttggataatatcaacagttgtgctgccaaacattttttggaacctgtgatttttttttttcaggattctttcatgaataacaagtttaaaaagtacagtgtttattcaaaatataaatattttataacaatgtaaattatttattattaacttttaataaacttttaattattaacttaatacatccttggtgaataaaagtattaatttcttaaaaaaaaaaaaaaaaaaaaagaaacaataaaaatctactgaccccaaacttttgaacggtagtgtatatgtatatatatatatatatatatatatatatatatatagggctgtcagtttaataaataagtatatgaataaataagctttccattgatgtatggtttgctaggataggacaatatttgaaaatctggaatctgagggtgccaaaaaatctaaatattgagaaaatcgcctttaaagttgtccaaatgaagttcttagcaatgcatattactaatcaaaaattaggttttgatatatttacggcaggaaatttacaagatattttcatgtaacatgatctttacttaatatcccaatgatttttgacataaaagaaaaatcgataattttgaaccatacaatgtatttttggctattgctacaaatatacccgtgctacttatgactgtttctgtggtccagggtcacatatttcatacagctgactgttgacaaatatgatgcagggcaacaacttcACACATGCAGTTATTCCCTAAAATTCAAGGCACTGGTGCAAAAAAACGCCCctatatgtgttttgtctcatatttacgtatatcacatatcacacaatatcacacaggcagcaagagcaatatgacacgagtgctgattttgtcccaatctatcacaagcttaaatgtgattttatacaacagttcagtaaataagaagttgatattgtgttgtattttaaaaacaatattatgtgtttttgcacaattttgcagagaacatgttacctttgaagccatagcagaattgttgcgcgtctccaagcaacacagtggtgtttagtttctgaatggaTACGCGATTTGAATGAACCCTGTGAAccattaatattaatgattcagagagccatttacttaaatgagaaagtatcaagtagacattataaattgtagctttagaaagaaatatttttattgattcaacataaaatttattacacacaaacatttaggctgcaatagcctaacgtaaactatggaacataagaGAGACTTatttgagccattctcagatgcctgtcgttgtggcctcacaccaacagaggccactcccacgatagttgattgacaagAGCGTTttaagatcagctgtaacagtccaacctctttGTTTCgttgccggagcagggatgtaagttagacaagaatatctccgattgagcgattgaggtgttgtgttgctggatgtaataatgaacatagtggtcgtcatttactcccgacgtctgagccgctgaagatgcagtggattatgtttgtttgtgaagggaatgcgcctcccgatctacatatatccgtctactttcgcgcgaatcattcatgatccagcttcacttacagtaaaagtgagtataagggtttttttatgaatctttgcgatcgcctttcctaataaggTTCTagaggaagtttagcggctaaacgcggctaaagtaaacaggctcgtcactccacagagagaagagaggggtggggagagcagagctcatttgcatttaaagcagcctcgaccagaatgagatgatttttgcagagctgattttgacaaggtaaaaagggtgttgttttacacaaccattgagaatttttaaccaaagtatattatagacttttcattaagaccctaaagaatcatatcagcttgtggaaaatgggcatccagtgacccctttaagtaaatggctctccTTATGAATAGGCCTTTGAATCActgattcacacgattcgttcaaaacgcagattcattcagaaatgaaacactgctgtgttacTCTGAGAtgcgcaacaattctgctatggcttcaaaggtaatatgttctctgcaaaactgagcaaaaacacataatatagtgtttaaaacataacacaatatcaacttctttttactgaactgttgtataaaatcacatttaggcTCGTGATAGATTGGGACAAAATCAGCCCTCGTGTCATATttgctcttgctgcctgtgtgacatcatgtgatatgtgatatatatgaatatgagacaaaacacatacaggggcttTTTTTGCatcaatatcttgaattttagggtataactgcatttatggagttgttgccctgcattaAGATGATGTACACGTCTGGGTGCGGGGCCAGCAtgttaactgtgttaaaatattttaattttccataactaacacgttaaactgacagccctatatatatatatatatatacacatacacacacacagtatgcaccttttatatatgtatacctatatgtaaacattaaaaattaagaatagatattacagtaatgagaattttgGAGATTCAGCAAgttttttgttctcttttttgATTTCGTAATGACATATGCACTGTCTGTGTGTTTATCTGAACGCATCAGGTCAGTTTAGCATACGCTTACGAGACGAAAGAGGCTCTTTGTCTGGTGCTGACGCTGATGAACGGAGGAGACCTGAGGTTTCACATCTACAACATGGGCACCGAGGGGCTCAACAAAGAAAGAGTACAGTTTTACGCTGCTGAGATCCTGTGCGGCTTGAACCATCTCCAtaaaaagaacatcatttatagGTAGGTCATACAACTAAGAGATGTCGTGCTACTCTTAATGGGCTGGACGCAAttgacagtttccacaaaactaCCCGTGAGAAAGATCTCATAATtgcatgttttgtttcatttctatCAGGGATTTAAAGCCAGAAAACATTCTGCTGGATGATAATGGTACGTGAAACTTCCCCTTAGAAAACAAAAGACGTTAACTGCCCCTACAAGCTTTGTAACATTCCCTTCAGGATCTGAAAATTCCCTACACTTTCTATTTTTATCACAACCAGGAAACATTTCTCCAGAATAACTTTCATTATCATGAATGAGGAAATTAAAGCACTTCAGGGCATGTCGTTGTGAACTTTTGTTGGGTTTGACATCGTTAACCAGTGGTATAATATAATGATCCTACTGTTAAAACTCAAAAAGTGACCTCAAAAAGTGTTTGCACTCctgcattaaaatgacaaatatgtgAATGTTGTTGCATGTTTCTGTGCTTAAATATTGAAGAGTCTTTGCCAAATGCTTTGGTGACATGAAGTATTAAAAtctgtttataaaaaatgaaaaaatattcaatcaatatttttttatatatttggtgttttttgtttgttttttgcaagaagcatgtcaaattaaattaaattaaattaaattaaatgttttagggCCACTGTATGTAGGATTCAAgtttcttacattttatttaagaagACTGTttaggaaaaaatgtaaaaacatgggGTAGTAACTTTACAAAAGATaacctttgtaccttatttacccctaagGTACATATTAGCACCTTAATGCAACATGTAAGtacctaaagtgtacatattgTTATCTAAAAGGTACATATTATTAGCTTTTAAAAGGGTTTTGCCCCAGTGAAAGTGTTTGTACCTTCTGAGAGCGTATAAAGAGCTGTTATCAGAAACTTTTACTTAAAGGTATTCAGTACAGAAGCCTCTTTACTTTGATGTGGTGCAAATCATAATTTTGCCATCTGTCCCTGTTTTCTGACAGGTCACATTCGGATCTCTGATTTGGGACTAGCCGTAATCTTGCCAGAGGAAAATGTTGTGAAGGGCAGAGTGGGAACAGTGGGTTATATGGGTATGAAATTCATCTTAGCGAATCCTATtcgcatttatttttatcaaaaacacagtacgaatgtgtaatattttactatgtaaaataactgttttctatttgaatatgttgtaaaatgtaatttatttctgtgatcaaagctgaattttcagcatcattactccagtcttcagtgtcacatgattcttcagaaatcattctgctgatttgctgctcaagaaacatttctgattatcaatgttgaaaacaattgtgctgcccaatatatTTGaggaaaatgctttatttttaggattctttgatgaacagaaagttcaaaagaacagcatttatttaaaatagaacgcttttgtaacattatacatgtctttactaaatttaatgcatccttgctgtataaacatattaattcctttttactttatttcacttttcagtttacgctaccagtcaaaagattgttaatgtcttctgctcaccaagcctgcatttatttgatccaaaaaattgtaaatatttttactatgtaaaataactgttttctatttgaatatattttataatgtaatttattcctgtgatttcaacactgaattttcagcatcattactccagtcacatgatccttcagaaatcattctaatattctgatttgctgctcaaaaaacatttataaattattattattattattattatgttgaaaacagctaaatataatgtttcaggtttctttgatgaatagaaatttcagaagaacagcatttatctgaaatagaaatattttgtaacattataaatgtctttattatcacttttaatcaatttaaagcatccttgttaaataaaagtattcatttctatagtatagTATTATgaattgtataatgtataatgttacaaaagatttctatttcagataaatgctgttcttctgaactttctattcatcaaagaaacctgaaaaaatttgactcagctgttttcaacataataataataaatattttttgagcagcgaatcagaatattagaatgatttctaaaggatcatgtgacacataaGTAATGaggctaaaaattcagctttaatgacaggcttaaattatattttgaaatatattcaaatataaagcagttattttaaatagtaaaaacatttcaaaattatactgtttttgccttactttgaatcaaataaatgcaggcttggatgaaaaacattaaaaatctgaatggttttatatatatatatatatatatatatatatatattaaagggCAGAACAACAAATGCtatgaaaatgtataaatgtttttaattgacagattttttaaaaattattttttcacctATTTAGCACCAGAAGTGATCACAAACACATACTACAGTGTAAGTGCGGACTGGTGGGGACTCGGATGTCTAATCTACGAGATGACGGATGGAAATCCTCCGTTCCGCAAGCACAAGGAACGACTGCCGAGACAGGAGATGGAAAGAAGAGTGATCGAGACAGTCGAAAATTACGGGAAGAAGTTCGACGAGGACACCAAATCCATCTGCAAAAGCGTGAGGCTGCATTTTATGCATAGTTGAATCAGTACAATGATCTGACCTGATCTAATCTATTACTCGGTCTGATTAGGACTTACTTTctgttttaaaagaataatataaatattataaataatataataatataaactctTTTATGATTTAGCTCCTAGCTAAAAACCCAGGGGAGAGACTGGGCTGCAAATTCAAGCGTGGGTCAGAGGCCGTCAAAGCTCACGCGTTCTTTAAGGACATCAACTTTACCAGACTTGAGGCGGGAATGATGCCACCACCCTTTGTTCCTGACGTGAGTGAGATTTCTGATTCATATTTTCTGTGCTGCTTCAttgtatttttcaggattcacagatgaatagaaagttcaaaagaacagcatttatttaaaagaaaatttgtttgtgacattataaatgtctttactgtcacttttgatcactttaatgcatccttggtgaataaaagtattgttttcTTGAAAAATATTACCCCAAACTGTTGAGCGGCAGTGTAGATATTGAAGAAAGTGAAGCCTATATTAGAGCCATTAAAGTGTGCAAACTTTCCATGATAACTAACCCCCATGTTGTATTTTAAGGATTCCCCCCCTCGCccaaaatgatatttaatgttttaagattttttatcagcttgttttctttcaattagcATAGGTTTTGTATTTCAgggttcatacagatactgtaaaataaaattcgaGGACTTTCAAGGTGTTTCAAGCACAACTTtgttgattttcaaggacttcaatcaaagatctcacttatcaaaatGGCTTTTctttaaatagataaataaaaatatactaataaaacagcaaaaataacgTAATTATATAGATGGAAAACTGGGttaattttcttctttttcttttttatttgtttaattttataatcgTTCTGCGCCCTTATGGTTTGATGCACGAATACGGTCCGatgttccgatctgaatcaaatgattcacgattcgcgctccaaagtcccgatctgaattatgattcacaaaccattatttcagatcaggactcgaaatgcggatcacgaatcattcaattcgcgaaatgatgcACGAACCCTTTCCCAAGTTccgatcaaaatcaaatgattcgcgatacgcggtccgaaatcccgatctgaatcaaatgattcacgaatccACACCGAAGTccaaatctgaatcaaatgattcacgatccgcgctccaaagtcccgatctgaataatgattcgcacCTTGTACAGGTACAAACCCTGGTATTTCTTTTTTGGAAATGATTCATCGTAGGCCTCACTGATCTGAATTTACGCATTTCAGGTTTTAAGTGAAATTGTCAGAATTatccacaaatatatatattttttcatttaaaaactgaGGTCTAAGTCAATCATTTccaaacaatgtttaaaaaaacaaaaacaaaacctgtgctaatcTGACAAGTTGCCAAGTTGCCAAAAAGACTGAATCCAAGATTTGGTGATAACATATTTTACTGGTTGGGTGCTAGCACCACATCTTCCTGATGTGAATGCTAATTTTTCACCTGAAAAACAATCCtgtgatgtttttctttccACCAGCCGAGAGCCGTTTACTGCGCGGACGTCCTGGACATCGATCAGTTCTCTACAGTCAAAGGAGTGGAGCTCAACCAGGTCGATGAACATTTTTACAGCAAGTTTAACACAGGAAGTGTG includes:
- the grk5 gene encoding G protein-coupled receptor kinase 5 isoform X2, whose amino-acid sequence is MEIESMVANCALIKAREVGNGGNRKGRSRKWKEFLRLPHINECKELEEYIERDYYSLCVNQPIGKQLFRLFCATKSDLQHCIDLLDETAEYEVTPEDKRRNFGKQLINKYLTSQSSRVREIVDKELERCSYDLELNAAEDIFSYCQKALHEYLSGAPFAEYQKSMYFDRFLQWKMVERRPITRDLFREYRVLGKGGFGEVCAYQSRASGKMYACKKLEKKRIKKQRGEGMALNEKQILERVNSRFVVSLAYAYETKEALCLVLTLMNGGDLRFHIYNMGTEGLNKERVQFYAAEILCGLNHLHKKNIIYRDLKPENILLDDNGHIRISDLGLAVILPEENVVKGRVGTVGYMAPEVITNTYYSVSADWWGLGCLIYEMTDGNPPFRKHKERLPRQEMERRVIETVENYGKKFDEDTKSICKSLLAKNPGERLGCKFKRGSEAVKAHAFFKDINFTRLEAGMMPPPFVPDPRAVYCADVLDIDQFSTVKGVELNQVDEHFYSKFNTGSVPVTWQNEMIETECFKDLNVFGPRGTKTPDLDRSIVIPQPETHVITRSPTEYGRRRLLNRIFKRRGVVS
- the grk5 gene encoding G protein-coupled receptor kinase 5 isoform X1, which encodes MEIESMVANCALIKAREVGNGGNRKGRSRKWKEFLRLPHINECKELEEYIERDYYSLCVNQPIGKQLFRLFCATKSDLQHCIDLLDETAEYEVTPEDKRRNFGKQLINKYLTSQSSRVREIVDKELERCSYDLELNAAEDIFSYCQKALHEYLSGAPFAEYQKSMYFDRFLQWKMVERRPITRDLFREYRVLGKGGFGEVCAYQSRASGKMYACKKLEKKRIKKQRGEGMALNEKQILERVNSRFVVSLAYAYETKEALCLVLTLMNGGDLRFHIYNMGTEGLNKERVQFYAAEILCGLNHLHKKNIIYRDLKPENILLDDNGHIRISDLGLAVILPEENVVKGRVGTVGYMAPEVITNTYYSVSADWWGLGCLIYEMTDGNPPFRKHKERLPRQEMERRVIETVENYGKKFDEDTKSICKSLLAKNPGERLGCKFKRGSEAVKAHAFFKDINFTRLEAGMMPPPFVPDPRAVYCADVLDIDQFSTVKGVELNQVDEHFYSKFNTGSVPVTWQNEMIETECFKDLNVFGPRGTKTPDLDRSIVIPQPETHVITRSPTEYGRRRLLNRIFKRRHRGSSAEPIFRPSTSQGTD